The Deinococcus aquaticus genomic interval TGGGCACCCTGATCGGCGTGGGCCTGCTGGTCGCGCTGCCCACCTGGTTCCTCGCCGCGTACCTGTTCGGCCTGTGGGCCGGGAAACGCTACCCGAACCCCGTCCCGGAACTCCTCAGCGGCGGCGCCATGAGTGTCGAACCGCCCAGCAACCCGCCCGGCGCGGGCACCGTGATCGCCACGCTGCTGCTGCCCCTGATCCTGATCTTCGGGAACACCGGCCTGAACGCCCTCGCGACCGCCGGCAGCCTCGACGCCGCCAACCCGGCCGTCGTCCTGATCCGCCTGTTCGGGAACACGCCCGTCGCCTTGCTGATCTCCGTCCTGGTCGCTGCCGTCGTCCTCGGCGCCCGCCGGGGCCGCGACGCCGTCACCATCGAGAAACTCCTCGACTCCTCGCTGGGGCCCATCGCTTCTGTCGTGCTGATCACCGGCGCGGGCGGCATGTTCGGCGCGGTCCTGCGCGCCAGCGGCATCGGCAACGCCGTGTCCGGCAGTCTCGCCGACCTGGGCGTGCCCGTCATCGCCGCCGCGTTCCTGATCGCCGCCCTCCTCCGCATCGCGCAGGGCAGCGCCACCGTCGCTCTCCTGACCGCCGCCGGCCTCATCCAGCCTGCCGTGGCCGCCGCCGGGTACGCAGGCACCGACGTGGCCGCCATCGTCATCGCCGCCGCCGCCGGCTCCGTCGTCGTGTCGCACGTCAACGACTCCGGCTTCTGGCTGGTGGGCCGCCTCCTGAACCTCGACATCCCCACCACCTTCAAGACCTGGACCGTGATGGAGACCCTGATCGGCGTGATCGGCTTCGCGCTCGCCGTGCTGATCTTCACCGTGTTGTAAGCGGGCCGTAGGCCGGGGTTGACCTGGGCGCAGGTGCCGCGCACACGCTGTTGACCATCCACCATCCACCATCCACCATCCACCATCCACCATCCACCATCCACCATCCACCATCCGCCATCCACCATCCGCCATCCACCATCCACCATCCGCCATCCGCCATCCGCCATCAACCATCAACCATCAACCATCAACAGGAGCAGCAGCCAGTTTCCCGGCCGCTGCTCCTGTCTGTCTTGCCCCCGCTTACTTCAGGGCGTCGTTCATGCCGATGACGTCGGCGACCTTGAGGCTCGCGCCGCCGACCAGGGCGCCGTTCACGTTGGGTTTGGCGCAGATGCTGGCGATGTTGTCGGGTTTGACGCTGCCGCCATACAGCACCTGGATGCGGTCGGCGTCGCTGCCGTAGCGGACGGTGAGGGCCTCGCGGATGGCGAGGGCGAGTTCCTCGGCGTCGTCGGCGGTGGCGGTCTTGCCGGTGCCGATGGCCCATACGGGTTCGTACGCGACGACCACGTCCGGGCCGACGCCTTCGAGGCTGCCTTCCAGTTGCGCGAGGGTGTAGGGCACGTGCTCGCCTTTCTCGCGCACGTCCAGGCCCTCGCCGACGCACACGATGGGCGTCAGGCCGTGCGCCTGCGCCTGCCGGGCCTTCGCGGCGACGGTGGCGTCGGTCTCGCCGTGGTATTCGCGGCGTTCGCTGTGGCCCACGACGGCGTAGCGGGCGCCCACGTCGGCGAGCATGGCGGCGCTGATCTCGCCGGTGTACGCGCCGGATTCGTGCGCGGACACGTCCTGCCCGCCGAAGGCCACGCCGGCCGGGAGGTTCGCGGCCAGGGCGGGCAGCATGATGGCGGGCGCCATGACGGCCAGTTGCGCCTCGCCGGGGGTCAGGCCTGCCGCGAGTTCCTGCGCCCAGGTCTGCGCTTCGCTGGGGGTCTTGTTCATCTTCCAGTTGAGTGCCAGCAGGTTCTTCATTTCATGGCCTCCACGCCGGGCAGCGCCTTGCCTTCGAGCAGTTCCAGGCTGGCGCCGCCGCCCGTGCTGATGTGCGACACGCGGTCCGCCTGTCCGCTCTTGTTGATGGCGCTGACGCTGTCGCCGCCGCCGATCACGCTGTACGTGCCTTCACCGAGGTCCGCGACCGCCTGGGCGATGGCGTTCGTGCCGCCCGCGAACTTCTCGAACTCGAACACGCCCATCGGGCCGTTCCAGAACACGGTCTTCGCGCCTGCCAGAGCCTGCGTGAACGCCTCGCGGCTGTCCGGGCCGATGTCCAGGCCTTCCCAGTCGTCGGGAATCTCGGCGGTGGGGACCACGCGGGTGTTCGCTTCGTTGCTGAAAGCGTCGGCGACCAGGGTGTCGGTGGGCAGCACGATCTTCTCGCCGTACTTGGCGAGCAGTTCGCGGGCCTTGTCGAGGAAGTCGTCCTCGTGGATGCTCTTGCCGATCTTGCCGCCCTGCGCCTTGACGAAGGTGTAGGCCATGCCGCCGCCGATCAGCATGCGGTCCACGGTGGGCAGCAGGTTCTCGATGACCAGCAGTTTGTCGCTGACCTTGGCGCCGCCGATGATCACCACGTACGGGTGCGCGGGGTTGTTCAGCAGTTTCCCGAGGGCCGTCACCTCGGCTTCCAGCAGCAGGCCGCCGGCGTGCGGCAGCAGGCCCGCCACGCCACTCACGCTACTGTGGGCGCGGTGCGCGCTGCCGAAGGCGTCCAGCACGAACGCGTCGCCCAGCCGCGCGAGGCGGGCGTTCAGGTCGGCGTCGTTCTTCTCCTCGCCGGCGCTGAACCGCACGTTCTCCAGCAGGGCCACGGCGCCTTCCGGCAGGGCCTGCACGGCGGCCAGGGTCTCGTCACTGTCGGCCGCGCCCGCAATGAACGTCACGGGCTGCCCCAGCACGCCTTCAAGCACGGGCGCGACGGGTTTCAGGGAGTACTTCTCCTCGGGGCCGTTCTTGGGGCGGCCAAAGTGGCTCATCAGGATCACGTTGCGGGCGCCGGCGTCCAGCAGCGCGCGGATGGTCGGCAGGCTGGCCGTGACGCGCGTGTCGTCCTGCACGACGCCGTCCTTGACCGGCACGTTGTAATCCACGCGCACCAGCACGCGCTTTCCGCTGACATTCAGTGAGTTCAGGTTCTGCATGATTCCTCCAGGGCAAAGGCAGGTGAAAAGGGCAGGCAAAAGTGATGGTTGATGGTCGACAGTCGGGAAACCATCAACCATCAACCATCACCGGGCGGTGTTCAGCCCTTGGCTTGCACGAGCTGGGTCAGGTCCGCGATGCGGTTGCTGTAGCCCCACTCGTTGTCGTACCAGCTGAAGAACTTCACGAGGCTGCCCATGGCCATGGTCAGGCCGCCGTCGATGATCGCGCTGTGCGGGTCGCCGACGATGTCCTGCAGGACGATGGGGTCCTCGGTGTAGCTGATGATGCCCTTGTGGCTGCCTTCGGCGGCCTTGCGGAACACGTCGTTGACTTCCTCGACCGTCACGTCGCGGCCCAGGATGACGACCACGTCGCTGATGCTGCCGACCGGGGTGGGCACGCGCAGGCTGGTGCCGTCGAACTTGCCTTTCAGGGCGGGGTACACCTGCGAGACGGCCTTGGCGGCGCCGGTGCTGGTGGGGATGATGTTCACGGCGGCGGCGCGGGCGCGGCGCAGGTCGCTGTGCGGCAGGTCCAGAACGCGCTGGTCGTTCGTGTAGGAGTGCACGGTGGTCATGATGGCCTTCTCGATGCCGAAGGCCTCGTCCAGCAGTTTCATGGGCGCGCCGAGGCTGTTGGTGGTGCAGCTGGCGTTGCTGATGATGTGGTGGCTGGCGGGGTCGTAGTCCTGCTCGTTGACGCCCAGCACGATGCTGATGTCCTCGTTCTTGGCGGGGGCGGTGATGATGACCTTCTTCGCGCCGCCCTCGAGGTGCTTGCCGGCGCCCTCGCGGGTGGTGAAGATGCCGGTGGATTCGATGACGATGTCCACGCCCATCTCGCCCCATTTGATGGCGGCGGGGTCGCGTTCGGCCAGCGCGTGGATCTTCTTGCCGTTCACGGTCAGGCTGTTGTCGTCGAATTCGACGGTGCCGCCGAAGCGTCCGGCGGTGCTGTCGTACTTCAGGAGGGTGGCGAGCGTCTTGTTGTCGGTGAGGTCGTTGATGGCGACCACTTCAACGCCGCGAGCTTCCAGAACACGGAACACCAGACGACCGATGCGGCCGAAGCCGTTAATCCCTACTTTCATGCTGTGCCTCCAGTCTTGAGGGCCACCCCCCACGTTTGGGGGCAGTCAC includes:
- a CDS encoding GntP family permease; the protein is MDTFVQTLSAPTLLGIAAAAVAALLFLIMALRLHAFVALILISLITAFATGLPNGEIVKILTDGFGSTLGSVALLVGLGAMLGRLVETSGGAKVLADTLVTRFGEPRAPLALGVASLLFGFPIFFDAGLIVMLPVVFAVARRLNQPVLRFGLPAAGAFSVMHVFVPPHPGAVAAADLLKADMGTLIGVGLLVALPTWFLAAYLFGLWAGKRYPNPVPELLSGGAMSVEPPSNPPGAGTVIATLLLPLILIFGNTGLNALATAGSLDAANPAVVLIRLFGNTPVALLISVLVAAVVLGARRGRDAVTIEKLLDSSLGPIASVVLITGAGGMFGAVLRASGIGNAVSGSLADLGVPVIAAAFLIAALLRIAQGSATVALLTAAGLIQPAVAAAGYAGTDVAAIVIAAAAGSVVVSHVNDSGFWLVGRLLNLDIPTTFKTWTVMETLIGVIGFALAVLIFTVL
- the tpiA gene encoding triose-phosphate isomerase, coding for MKNLLALNWKMNKTPSEAQTWAQELAAGLTPGEAQLAVMAPAIMLPALAANLPAGVAFGGQDVSAHESGAYTGEISAAMLADVGARYAVVGHSERREYHGETDATVAAKARQAQAHGLTPIVCVGEGLDVREKGEHVPYTLAQLEGSLEGVGPDVVVAYEPVWAIGTGKTATADDAEELALAIREALTVRYGSDADRIQVLYGGSVKPDNIASICAKPNVNGALVGGASLKVADVIGMNDALK
- a CDS encoding phosphoglycerate kinase, encoding MQNLNSLNVSGKRVLVRVDYNVPVKDGVVQDDTRVTASLPTIRALLDAGARNVILMSHFGRPKNGPEEKYSLKPVAPVLEGVLGQPVTFIAGAADSDETLAAVQALPEGAVALLENVRFSAGEEKNDADLNARLARLGDAFVLDAFGSAHRAHSSVSGVAGLLPHAGGLLLEAEVTALGKLLNNPAHPYVVIIGGAKVSDKLLVIENLLPTVDRMLIGGGMAYTFVKAQGGKIGKSIHEDDFLDKARELLAKYGEKIVLPTDTLVADAFSNEANTRVVPTAEIPDDWEGLDIGPDSREAFTQALAGAKTVFWNGPMGVFEFEKFAGGTNAIAQAVADLGEGTYSVIGGGDSVSAINKSGQADRVSHISTGGGASLELLEGKALPGVEAMK
- the gap gene encoding type I glyceraldehyde-3-phosphate dehydrogenase, which translates into the protein MKVGINGFGRIGRLVFRVLEARGVEVVAINDLTDNKTLATLLKYDSTAGRFGGTVEFDDNSLTVNGKKIHALAERDPAAIKWGEMGVDIVIESTGIFTTREGAGKHLEGGAKKVIITAPAKNEDISIVLGVNEQDYDPASHHIISNASCTTNSLGAPMKLLDEAFGIEKAIMTTVHSYTNDQRVLDLPHSDLRRARAAAVNIIPTSTGAAKAVSQVYPALKGKFDGTSLRVPTPVGSISDVVVILGRDVTVEEVNDVFRKAAEGSHKGIISYTEDPIVLQDIVGDPHSAIIDGGLTMAMGSLVKFFSWYDNEWGYSNRIADLTQLVQAKG